A single region of the Changchengzhania lutea genome encodes:
- the der gene encoding ribosome biogenesis GTPase Der: MSNIVAIVGRPNVGKSTFFNRLIQRREAIVDAVSGVTRDRHYGKSDWNGKEFSLIDTGGYVKGSDDIFEAEIDKQVELAIDEADAIIFMVDVESGVTGMDEDVAKLLRKVNKPVFLVVNKVDNGKRAEDAVEFYSLGLGEYYTVASINGSGTGELLDALVEALPEKEDVVEEALPRFAVVGRPNAGKSSFINALIGEDRYIVTDIAGTTRDSIDTKYNRFGFEFNLVDTAGIRRKSKVKEDLEFYSVMRSVRAIEHSDVCLIVLDATRGFDGQVQNIFWLAERNRKGIVVLVNKWDLVEKDHKSVKEFEKAIRQQMEPFTDVPIIFISALTKQRIFKAIETAVEVYKNRTKKIKTSKLNEILLPIIENYPPPAYKAKYVKIKYVMQLPTPQPQFAFFCNLPQYVKDAYKRFLENKIRDHFDFNGVPISVYMRKK, from the coding sequence ATGAGTAATATAGTAGCTATAGTAGGTCGTCCCAATGTTGGGAAATCAACGTTTTTTAATCGGTTAATCCAGAGGCGAGAAGCCATTGTTGATGCTGTAAGCGGCGTAACTAGAGATAGACATTATGGCAAAAGTGATTGGAACGGAAAAGAATTTTCGCTTATTGACACAGGTGGTTATGTAAAAGGAAGTGATGATATTTTTGAAGCTGAAATTGATAAGCAAGTGGAACTGGCTATTGATGAAGCTGATGCGATAATTTTCATGGTAGATGTTGAATCTGGCGTGACTGGAATGGATGAAGACGTGGCAAAGTTGCTTCGAAAAGTGAATAAACCGGTATTTCTTGTCGTTAATAAAGTAGATAATGGTAAGCGTGCAGAAGATGCTGTAGAATTTTATTCCTTAGGATTAGGTGAATATTACACTGTTGCCAGTATAAACGGGAGCGGTACAGGGGAGCTTTTGGATGCGCTGGTGGAAGCTTTACCAGAGAAAGAAGATGTTGTTGAGGAGGCCTTACCACGTTTTGCGGTTGTTGGTCGTCCTAATGCAGGGAAATCATCTTTTATCAATGCCTTAATTGGTGAAGACCGATATATTGTAACGGATATTGCAGGAACTACCAGAGACTCTATTGATACGAAATACAATCGCTTCGGATTTGAATTTAATTTAGTAGATACAGCAGGTATCCGTAGAAAGTCTAAGGTCAAGGAAGATTTAGAATTTTACTCCGTAATGCGAAGTGTGCGGGCCATTGAGCATAGTGATGTGTGTTTAATTGTTTTAGATGCCACTCGTGGGTTCGATGGACAAGTTCAAAATATATTTTGGTTGGCAGAGCGCAACCGAAAAGGTATTGTTGTTTTAGTGAATAAATGGGATTTAGTAGAGAAGGATCATAAGTCTGTTAAAGAGTTTGAAAAAGCCATCAGACAACAAATGGAGCCTTTTACCGATGTACCAATCATCTTTATATCTGCGCTTACAAAACAACGTATTTTTAAAGCGATTGAAACAGCGGTAGAGGTTTATAAAAACCGTACCAAAAAAATTAAGACGAGTAAGTTAAATGAGATCTTACTTCCTATCATTGAGAATTATCCACCACCAGCATACAAGGCAAAATACGTTAAGATTAAATACGTGATGCAGTTGCCAACGCCGCAGCCTCAATTTGCTTTTTTCTGTAATTTACCGCAATATGTTAAAGATGCCTATAAGCGTTTTCTTGAGAATAAAATTCGTGATCATTTCGATTTTAATGGTGTGCCTATT